One region of Quercus lobata isolate SW786 chromosome 2, ValleyOak3.0 Primary Assembly, whole genome shotgun sequence genomic DNA includes:
- the LOC115976124 gene encoding ectonucleotide pyrophosphatase/phosphodiesterase family member 3 — translation MGSDSSSISATTKPTPLPTQEDDPSNPSTALLSFNTDSSSSSSTDSPHKASTTTILFISLLLITCIAFSAAIAFAFLFFSSAYPSSSSSSSSSSASSPSASFSVESKARNLSKLQHPVVLLVSSDGFRFGYQFKTSTPNIRRLIANGTEAETGLIPVFPSLTFPNHYSIVTGLYPAYHGIINNYFLDPITGEAFTMGSHDAKWWLGEPLWETVVNNGLKAATYFWPGSEVKKGSWTCPAKFCMYYNGSVPFEERVDTVLSYFDLPGSDIPSFMTLYFEDPDHQGHRVGPDDPEITEAVARIDRMIGRLIEGLEKRGVFEDVSIIMVGDHGMVGTCDKKLIFLSDLNPWIEIPANWVMSHTPLLAIRPPPGVEPRDVVAKMNEGLQSGKVDNGNNLRMYLKEDLPSRLHYASSDRIPPVIGLIEEAFKVEQKRSNRQECGGSHGYDNSVFSMRTIFIGHGPQFARGKKVPSFENVQIYNLVASILKVQAAPNNGSASFPKSVLLPSS, via the coding sequence ATGGGTTCTGATTCTTCCTCCATCTCAGCCACAACAAAGCCTACACCATTACCAACCCAGGAAGATGACCCTTCAAACCCATCCACTgctcttctttctttcaacacagactcttcctcctcttcctcaACAGACTCTCCTCACAAAGCTTCCACAACTACCATCCTctttatttctcttcttctcatcACATGTATTGCTTTCTCAGCCGCCATAGCCTTtgcctttctcttcttctcttccgcttacccttcctcttcttcttcttcttcttcttcttcagcctCATCCCCATCAGCCTCCTTTTCCGTAGAGTCAAAAGCTCGAAATCTCTCAAAACTTCAACATCCTGTGGTCTTGTTGGTTTCCTCAGATGGGTTTCGATTTGGGTACCAATTCAAGACCTCCACACCCAATATCCGTCGCTTAATAGCTAACGGGACGGAGGCTGAGACGGGTTTGATTCCGGTTTTTCCATCTCTAACTTTTCCTAACCATTACTCAATTGTCACTGGCCTTTACCCTGCTTATCATGGCATTATTAACAACTACTTTTTGGATCCAATCACTGGTGAGGCTTTCACTATGGGGAGCCATGATGCTAAGTGGTGGTTGGGTGAGCCTCTATGGGAGACTGTGGTCAATAATGGCTTGAAGGCTGCCACGTATTTCTGGCCTGGTTCTGAGGTAAAGAAAGGTTCTTGGACTTGTCCTGCTAAGTTTTGTATGTATTATAATGGTTCTGTTCCTTTTGAGGAAAGAGTTGATACTGTTTTAAGTTATTTTGATTTGCCTGGTAGTGATATTCCTTCGTTTATGACACTGTATTTTGAGGACCCGGATCATCAGGGTCACCGTGTGGGGCCCGATGATCCGGAGATAACTGAAGCTGTTGCTAGAATTGATAGGATGATTGGGAGGTTGATTGAAGGTTTAGAAAAGAGAGGTGTGTTTGAGGATGTTTCTATAATTATGGTGGGTGATCATGGGATGGTTGGTACCTGTgataaaaaacttatttttctaagtgattTGAATCCTTGGATTGAGATTCCAGCTAATTGGGTTATGTCACACACACCTCTGCTGGCAATTCGCCCGCCTCCAGGTGTTGAGCCACGGGATGTTGTTGCAAAGATGAATGAAGGGTTACAGTCAGGGAAGGTTGATAATGGGAATAATTTGAGAATGTATCTCAAGGAGGATCTGCCTAGTAGGCTTCATTATGCTTCTAGTGATCGGATTCCACCAGTAATAGGTTTGATTGAAGAGGCATTTAAGGTGGAGCAGAAGAGATCGAACCGACAAGAATGCGGTGGTTCACATGGATATGACAATTCTGTTTTCTCCATGAGGACCATTTTCATTGGGCATGGTCCTCAATTTGCAAGGGGGAAGAAAGTTCCATCTTTTGAGAATGTACAGATATATAACTTGGTCGCTTCGATTCTCAAGGTTCAGGCTGCTCCCAATAATGGGTCTGCATCATTTCCAAAGTCTGTTCTTTTGCCTAGTTCCTAA